The proteins below are encoded in one region of Metabacillus dongyingensis:
- a CDS encoding DMT family transporter, protein MLRLYGALIGLSLIWGLSFVFMKWLLPPAGVWGIVFLRCIAGAIILLPVLVWRRREIKGRLPWKALIVVGIFNCGLAWGLIPLSETVIDSTTASILNATTPIWTGLIGFILFSYRLTSRQWIGILIGFFGILMLMDFQFGQLFGKNFIGIGTMLAAAICYGLAGQLTKRFLSEIGVLVITTSTLLTGALVGLIGMLLTEPFKLDLLLDPLPFFAVIGLGCFGSGLGQLIYFYINKNGSPELAATVTYMIPGSAIIWGYFLLEETITPNIIVGLLIIFAGVYLSSNKSKYKSANSPVVHQQD, encoded by the coding sequence ATGCTTCGACTGTATGGAGCCCTAATCGGGCTTAGTTTAATTTGGGGTTTATCGTTTGTTTTTATGAAATGGCTGCTTCCGCCAGCTGGTGTATGGGGAATTGTGTTTCTCCGCTGTATAGCAGGTGCAATCATCCTGCTGCCGGTTTTAGTGTGGAGACGCAGAGAAATCAAAGGGAGGCTGCCTTGGAAAGCACTAATTGTTGTTGGTATATTTAACTGTGGTTTGGCATGGGGCTTGATACCTTTAAGCGAAACTGTGATAGACAGTACGACCGCTTCGATTCTGAACGCGACTACGCCGATTTGGACAGGTCTTATTGGATTTATTCTTTTTTCTTATCGACTTACCAGCCGTCAGTGGATTGGCATATTAATTGGTTTCTTCGGAATACTTATGCTGATGGATTTCCAATTCGGCCAGCTTTTCGGAAAGAATTTTATTGGAATTGGGACAATGCTTGCTGCCGCCATCTGCTACGGACTTGCCGGCCAGTTAACAAAGCGTTTTTTGTCGGAGATAGGGGTGCTGGTTATAACAACTTCCACCTTACTTACTGGTGCTCTTGTCGGTTTAATCGGGATGCTGCTTACTGAGCCGTTCAAACTTGATTTGCTCCTTGATCCTCTTCCGTTTTTTGCGGTAATCGGTCTTGGCTGTTTCGGTTCAGGGCTAGGACAACTGATCTATTTCTATATCAATAAAAACGGCAGTCCTGAGTTAGCAGCAACTGTCACTTACATGATTCCTGGTTCGGCTATAATCTGGGGTTATTTCCTGCTGGAAGAAACGATTACTCCAAATATAATTGTCGGACTGCTAATTATTTTTGCAGGCGTTTATCTTTCATCGAATAAGTCAAAATATAAAAGTGCGAATTCTCCTGTTGTTCATCAACAAGATTAA
- a CDS encoding ABC transporter permease subunit: protein MNIYLKELKSHRKALIFWSIGVFLVVASGMAKYSAYSSSGQSINDLMGDIPKSLRAVLGFSTLDLSKASGYYGMLFLYLLLMATIHAAMLGATIIAKEERDKTSEFLFVKPVSRSTIITAKLLAAFTNVVIFNLATFASSVILIGKYRGDEAVNGEIAILMAAMFILQVLFMVIGSSLAAVKKNPKSAASAAAGILLLAYMLSIVIDLNENIEGLIYFTPFKYFEAKNVMYGGGFEASFIMLSIGLIAALSIITYVFYNKRDLNI, encoded by the coding sequence ATGAATATATATTTAAAAGAATTGAAGTCTCATCGAAAAGCGCTTATCTTTTGGAGCATCGGTGTCTTTCTTGTGGTGGCATCTGGAATGGCTAAGTATTCTGCCTATTCATCTTCTGGCCAATCGATAAATGATCTGATGGGTGATATCCCAAAATCACTGAGGGCTGTATTGGGTTTCAGTACTTTGGATTTATCGAAGGCCAGCGGCTACTATGGTATGCTCTTTCTCTATTTGTTATTAATGGCAACTATCCATGCGGCGATGCTTGGAGCAACGATTATTGCCAAAGAAGAGCGGGACAAAACGTCAGAGTTTTTATTCGTAAAGCCAGTCTCAAGAAGTACCATTATTACCGCAAAATTATTGGCAGCATTCACCAATGTCGTGATCTTTAATCTCGCAACATTCGCTTCGTCCGTTATTCTTATAGGGAAATACAGAGGGGATGAGGCGGTTAATGGTGAAATTGCCATCTTAATGGCGGCGATGTTCATTTTGCAGGTCTTGTTTATGGTAATAGGCAGCTCGCTTGCTGCTGTCAAAAAGAATCCAAAATCGGCTGCATCAGCAGCTGCTGGAATCCTATTACTTGCTTATATGTTATCAATCGTTATTGATTTGAATGAGAACATTGAAGGCTTAATATACTTTACACCATTCAAATATTTTGAAGCGAAAAATGTCATGTATGGCGGCGGTTTCGAAGCAAGCTTTATCATGTTGTCTATAGGGCTAATTGCGGCCCTTTCGATTATTACCTATGTTTTTTATAACAAAAGAGATCTGAATATATAG
- a CDS encoding HPr family phosphocarrier protein: MIQQTVELNSIGGLYGRSVTELIQTASRYSSDIFLTYNGRKVNLKSILGVLSLGIQNKAEIKLEASGRDEEEALQQVIKTLTSLD, from the coding sequence ATGATTCAACAAACAGTTGAACTGAACAGTATAGGGGGGTTATATGGACGTTCTGTTACAGAATTGATTCAGACCGCCTCTCGTTATAGTTCTGATATTTTTCTAACTTATAATGGACGCAAGGTTAATTTGAAGTCCATATTGGGTGTTTTATCACTTGGAATACAAAACAAGGCAGAAATAAAATTAGAAGCTTCCGGACGGGATGAAGAAGAAGCTCTCCAACAAGTAATTAAAACTTTAACATCATTAGATTGA
- a CDS encoding ABC transporter ATP-binding protein, whose product MNVIEIKNLTKTYGKARGISDISFNVEQGEIFGFIGPNGAGKSTTIRTLLSLIYPTSGSATIFGKDCIQSGPEIKKEIGYLPSEVFYYDNMKVKDLLKYSASFYKKNCSKRIKELAEIMDLDLNKKIDDLSLGNKKKVGIVQGLLHEPKLIILDEPTSGLDPLMQQNFFELLEEENKKGATILFSSHILNEVQRLCNRVAIIKEGKIVTVEKISTLQENTYKKFKIEAKLKLEPTYFNLTGVNSLEVKNNVASFIFKGNINTVMKKIADIEITNLWIEEPDLEEIFMHYYEKEV is encoded by the coding sequence ATGAACGTTATAGAAATAAAGAATCTAACCAAAACTTACGGCAAGGCAAGAGGGATATCCGATATTAGTTTTAATGTTGAACAGGGTGAGATTTTCGGGTTTATTGGGCCAAATGGCGCTGGGAAGTCGACAACGATCCGAACGCTGTTATCTCTCATCTATCCCACAAGCGGCAGTGCAACTATTTTTGGAAAGGATTGTATTCAATCAGGTCCTGAAATTAAAAAGGAAATAGGCTATTTACCGTCAGAAGTTTTTTATTATGACAATATGAAAGTAAAGGATTTATTAAAATATTCGGCCAGCTTCTATAAAAAAAATTGCAGTAAAAGAATAAAAGAGTTGGCTGAAATCATGGATTTGGATCTCAATAAAAAAATAGATGACCTCTCTTTAGGAAACAAAAAGAAGGTCGGTATTGTTCAGGGGCTGCTTCATGAGCCTAAGCTGATCATTCTCGATGAACCTACGAGTGGACTTGATCCTCTGATGCAGCAAAATTTCTTTGAATTGCTTGAGGAAGAGAATAAAAAAGGTGCCACAATACTTTTTTCATCTCACATTTTAAATGAGGTACAGCGTTTATGTAATCGTGTTGCCATTATTAAAGAGGGAAAAATCGTTACAGTTGAAAAAATTAGTACATTACAAGAAAACACCTATAAAAAATTCAAAATTGAAGCAAAGTTAAAGCTTGAACCAACTTATTTTAATTTAACGGGTGTCAACAGTTTAGAGGTGAAAAATAATGTTGCCAGCTTTATATTTAAGGGAAATATCAATACGGTCATGAAAAAAATAGCCGACATTGAAATCACGAACCTCTGGATAGAAGAGCCGGACCTTGAGGAGATTTTTATGCACTACTATGAAAAGGAGGTCTAG
- a CDS encoding ABC transporter permease subunit, producing MNIFFHELKAYRKSTIIWSLSLIVIIVIFMSMYSSFKEDAEDFMKILESYPEAIRNALGFNQGNFFTILGFYSFPLSFITLCAAIQAMNLGTSIVSKEVREKTADFLLTKPVTRTEILTAKLLAASVSIVITNIVYFAAASFVALQVKTDDFSLKTFFLLSLTIFFIQLIFLAIGIIISVMVHKIKSVLPVSLATVFAFYFLGVFSDTKDDEVKRYFSPFKYFDTAYIIKHSGYEASFLIVGAVIIILAIAASYVVYTKKDIHAV from the coding sequence ATGAATATATTTTTTCATGAATTGAAGGCGTATCGGAAGTCTACGATCATATGGTCGCTATCGTTAATTGTGATCATCGTTATTTTTATGTCGATGTATTCTTCCTTTAAAGAGGATGCAGAAGATTTTATGAAAATTTTGGAAAGTTATCCGGAGGCGATAAGAAATGCACTTGGGTTTAATCAAGGGAATTTCTTTACTATTCTAGGCTTCTATAGCTTCCCATTATCGTTTATTACTCTTTGCGCAGCAATCCAGGCAATGAATCTCGGTACTTCCATTGTCAGCAAAGAAGTCCGTGAAAAAACCGCAGACTTTTTGCTCACGAAGCCAGTTACCCGGACTGAAATTTTGACAGCCAAGTTATTGGCAGCATCGGTTTCGATTGTCATAACGAATATCGTTTATTTCGCTGCAGCGAGCTTTGTGGCATTACAAGTCAAGACCGATGATTTTAGCTTGAAAACTTTCTTTTTACTTTCCCTTACGATTTTTTTCATTCAACTGATTTTCCTGGCTATAGGAATTATCATTTCCGTTATGGTCCATAAGATCAAATCCGTGCTGCCCGTCTCGCTTGCTACCGTCTTTGCTTTCTATTTTCTGGGAGTGTTCAGTGATACGAAAGACGATGAAGTGAAACGTTATTTTTCACCATTTAAATATTTTGACACCGCCTATATCATTAAACATTCCGGCTATGAAGCATCATTTTTGATTGTAGGTGCAGTGATTATTATTCTTGCCATTGCAGCTAGTTATGTCGTCTATACCAAGAAGGATATCCATGCTGTATAA
- a CDS encoding EamA family transporter: protein MNRRKGLFLVITGAIFWGIGGTVAQKLFHQYAINVNWLVTIRLLIAGPLLLTIQFFGKDPSQILGVWKSKRTAVPLIIFGLLGMLAVQYTYMASIKHGNAAVATLLQYLAPVMIIIYLILRKQSVLTRKDLITVSLALAGCFFLLTNGSISQLSVSALAIVWGILSGIALAFYTLYAVPLLKQYDSLVIVGWAMIIGGFAMSLIHSPWQLDYKSLTLEAYLYLIFVIVFGTMIAFWFYIESLQSLSPKESSFLGSIEPLAAVLTTVFWLRESFGNFQWFGTACIIGMIVLLALNKDSSSKSTQQSKIKKSLKVS, encoded by the coding sequence TTGGGGGCACCGTTGCACAAAAGCTTTTTCATCAATACGCAATCAATGTAAATTGGCTTGTAACTATACGATTACTTATAGCAGGCCCTTTACTCTTGACCATTCAATTTTTTGGCAAAGACCCTTCTCAGATACTTGGTGTATGGAAAAGTAAAAGGACTGCTGTTCCGCTGATTATCTTTGGATTATTGGGTATGCTTGCCGTTCAATACACGTATATGGCATCCATTAAACACGGGAATGCTGCTGTCGCAACGCTATTGCAATACTTAGCGCCTGTCATGATTATTATTTATTTAATTTTACGCAAACAATCCGTTCTAACAAGAAAGGATTTAATAACAGTTTCGCTTGCTTTGGCTGGATGCTTTTTCTTATTAACCAACGGCTCAATCTCTCAATTATCTGTGTCGGCACTTGCAATAGTTTGGGGTATTTTATCTGGAATAGCGTTAGCCTTTTATACGTTATATGCTGTTCCTTTACTGAAGCAATACGATTCCCTTGTTATTGTTGGCTGGGCTATGATTATTGGCGGTTTTGCCATGAGTTTGATTCACTCACCTTGGCAATTGGACTATAAAAGCTTAACATTAGAGGCTTATTTATACTTAATTTTCGTTATCGTATTTGGTACTATGATTGCTTTTTGGTTTTATATCGAAAGTTTACAAAGTCTGTCGCCAAAAGAATCGAGCTTTTTAGGTAGCATAGAACCACTGGCGGCTGTTCTAACAACAGTCTTTTGGCTAAGAGAATCCTTTGGAAATTTCCAATGGTTTGGTACTGCTTGTATCATTGGAATGATTGTTTTATTGGCTTTGAATAAAGATTCTTCTTCAAAATCTACCCAGCAGTCAAAAATTAAAAAGTCCCTTAAGGTAAGCTAA
- a CDS encoding NAD(P)-dependent alcohol dehydrogenase produces MKAIVYTNYGPPDVLQLKDVKKPIPKENEILVKVKATTVTVADIRSRSFTVPPAFWLPARITLGFRQPKKEILGMELAGEVESVGKDVKRFKEGDQVFAASLVGFGAYAEYRCLPEDGPVTLKPSNITYEEAAAIPIGARTALYYLRKANIQSGQKVLVYGASGSVGSYAVQIAKYFGANVTGVCSTSNLELVKSLGADQVIDYTAEDFSNKGEPYDVIFEAVNKSSFSACMKSLKKDGTYLNVTEPLPGVRMLWTKLTSSKKLILGQNLPETSEALNFLKELVEMGKLKVVIDRYYAFEEIVEAHRYVEKGHKKGNVVINVEHYNKSY; encoded by the coding sequence ATGAAAGCAATTGTGTATACAAACTACGGTCCACCCGACGTTCTTCAATTGAAAGATGTAAAAAAACCTATTCCGAAGGAAAATGAAATACTGGTAAAAGTAAAAGCAACAACCGTAACAGTAGCAGATATTCGGTCACGGAGTTTTACAGTTCCTCCCGCTTTTTGGCTCCCTGCCCGAATTACACTTGGTTTCAGACAACCCAAAAAAGAGATATTGGGTATGGAGTTAGCTGGAGAAGTTGAGTCAGTAGGGAAAGATGTCAAAAGGTTTAAGGAAGGTGACCAGGTTTTTGCTGCTTCCCTAGTGGGTTTTGGTGCTTATGCCGAATATAGGTGTCTGCCTGAAGATGGACCAGTAACTCTTAAACCCTCCAATATAACTTATGAGGAAGCCGCTGCTATTCCAATTGGGGCACGCACAGCATTGTATTATCTTAGAAAAGCTAACATTCAAAGCGGTCAAAAGGTCCTTGTCTATGGTGCTTCAGGAAGTGTAGGAAGTTATGCAGTACAGATTGCCAAGTATTTCGGAGCAAACGTTACAGGGGTATGCAGTACCTCGAATTTAGAATTGGTAAAATCTCTGGGAGCCGATCAGGTAATTGATTATACTGCAGAAGATTTTTCTAATAAGGGTGAGCCTTATGATGTGATCTTTGAAGCAGTAAACAAGAGTTCGTTTTCAGCTTGTATGAAATCGTTAAAGAAGGACGGTACCTATTTAAATGTCACTGAACCATTACCAGGTGTTCGAATGCTATGGACTAAATTGACAAGCAGCAAGAAACTAATATTGGGTCAAAATTTACCTGAAACTTCCGAAGCACTAAACTTCCTTAAAGAACTTGTTGAGATGGGGAAGTTAAAAGTAGTCATTGACAGATACTATGCGTTTGAAGAGATAGTAGAAGCTCATAGATATGTCGAGAAAGGACACAAGAAGGGAAATGTCGTCATAAATGTGGAACATTACAACAAATCCTACTAA
- a CDS encoding TetR/AcrR family transcriptional regulator — protein sequence MFSKFLNLDKEKQDRIINSAMKEFAQNGYDKASTNEIVKEAGISKGLLFHYFQNKKQLYLFLYDHMVDILMEKIMEKINWDEKDIFARYRQIALLKIEIYQIYPEMLSFAKSIYKDSSPAVKIDINRRGKELFESSFNKLFSDIDLSKFKKGIEIKKAINIINWTLEGFAYQYQEKALALSLEQLDIEETMAEMEEYLKILRNSLYE from the coding sequence ATGTTTTCGAAATTTTTGAATCTGGATAAGGAAAAACAGGACCGCATCATAAATTCGGCAATGAAGGAATTTGCCCAGAACGGTTATGATAAGGCATCGACAAATGAAATCGTCAAGGAAGCGGGAATATCAAAGGGTTTGTTATTCCACTATTTCCAAAATAAAAAGCAATTATATTTATTCTTGTATGATCATATGGTCGATATTCTAATGGAAAAAATTATGGAAAAAATAAATTGGGATGAAAAAGACATTTTTGCCCGCTATCGGCAAATCGCATTGCTGAAAATTGAGATATATCAAATTTACCCGGAAATGTTGAGTTTCGCCAAGTCAATTTATAAAGACTCCTCTCCTGCAGTGAAAATTGATATAAACCGCAGGGGGAAAGAGTTGTTCGAAAGTTCCTTCAATAAATTATTTTCCGATATTGATCTTTCCAAATTTAAAAAAGGGATTGAGATCAAAAAAGCGATTAACATTATAAATTGGACATTGGAAGGGTTCGCCTATCAATATCAAGAAAAAGCATTGGCCCTATCTCTGGAGCAACTCGATATCGAAGAGACAATGGCAGAAATGGAAGAGTACCTGAAAATATTAAGAAATTCTTTATACGAATAA